From one Nilaparvata lugens isolate BPH chromosome 2, ASM1435652v1, whole genome shotgun sequence genomic stretch:
- the LOC111059771 gene encoding protein takeout-like: protein MYRTLIFSCLVTLCLINGSSSLKLPQYIKPCKIDATLDDCALKNGRIAIPKLLNGDSKYKIPKLDPFQIKSLTVDHGSKQIGLKLEMIDSLLTGLKHIKFTASRMDMKKRHIEWDVLVPKLELFGKYKADGKILVLPIVGNGNGNITLVNLNATYSFDFNKEKRNGKDYIKVMSSKIKFDCSRLYFKLDNLFNGDKLLGDNMNQFLDENWREVLNELGDPIAAPIAEIFTVILKGVVNEIPFDEVFLK, encoded by the exons CTCAATATATAAAGCCCTGCAAAATCGATGCAACTCTTGACGATTGTGCattgaaaaatggaagaatagcCATTCCCAAGTTACTGAATG GTGACAGCAAATACAAGATCCCAAAATTGGATCCTTTCCAAATCAAAAGCTTGACTGTCGATCATGGCTCAAAACAAATCGGTCTGAAACTGGAAATGATCGACTCGCTGCTGACGGGATTGAAACATATCAAATTTACTGCCTCCCG AATGGACATGAAGAAGAGGCACATTGAATGGGATGTTCTTGTGCCAAAGTTGGAGCTGTTCGGAAAGTACAAGGCTGATGGCAAAATTTTGGTTCTACCAATTGTTGGAAACGGAAACGGAAATATAACACTGG TTAACCTGAATGCAACTTACTCGTTCGATTTCAATAAAGAGAAGAGGAATGGCAAGGACTACATCAAAGTTATGTCAAGCAAAATCAAGTTCGACTGTTCAAGATTGTACTTCAAGCTCGATAATCTGTTCAACGGAGATAAACTTCTTG GTGACAACATGAACCAGTTCTTGGACGAGAATTGGCGTGAAGTTTTGAACGAGCTTGGAGATCCCATTGCAGCTCCCATTGCCGAAATATTCACTGTGATACTCAAAGGAGTTGTCAACGAGATTCCTTTCGATGAAGTCTTTTTGAAATGA